The Euphorbia lathyris chromosome 2, ddEupLath1.1, whole genome shotgun sequence genome includes a window with the following:
- the LOC136220747 gene encoding uncharacterized protein, protein METIVKSRQEFMVSPNANANAKPFLRTSHFLTPSLTSNHESISALSFPSLPPTFDPKFCPFIVNFHGWRNPSKNWNQWVHKMASLHAPTWKKAGIYQAILFSTYEIHRNNDLIFGITERWCPDTKSFIFPWGEATITLEDMLIAGYSVLGSPVFEPLETKEFMAVQEVLVRERKKVSTTPARKASQSTWLKVFMDSGSEVEHEAFLSFWLSRFVLPNSRDLIRQSVFPIAIHLARGNRIALAPAVLATIYRDLTLLKQMIVSLTALNDEKVVVTTFAPFQLVLVWVWERFVKLSPKPKLLKIGEPRFAQWNNVKCSVKNVRSLLDSSKESFNWRPYTKPLENWDFPNFYREKEMWVFSDSDLDDDLLSFILCLRVSDLVGLELKCTQQYLPHRVARQFGFDQDLPGFVVQSGASSEDAWSSYIRPVGDVKCFIPSRLFMNDVTTRYLDWWNTLEFHNHSNVLKEKKKAEASLDRGDKRADGDYRPLKSWKIKIEENENLSVPPGFPPKRDIIHIEDSDSSEEDNHPIAKILKLKKEEDVSSVKQCGNGKNLSTKADIDTEILNRECGNWNNLSGTPEGHTAGQMKSNDVGVELGECESDSSSVAGNDKNANDLEIKEAKMEENVKVKEKEDVESVNECVTASLGDYDYEKKKMNEAAFMGLESRVERLEKMMAARKALL, encoded by the coding sequence ATGGAGACGATTGTGAAATCAAGGCAGGAGTTTATGGTTTCACCAAATGCAAATGCAAATGCAAAACCTTTCTTAAGAACTTCCCACTTCCTTACTCCATCTTTAACCTCAAATCATGAATCCATCTCTGCGCTATCATTTCCCTCTTTGCCACCCACATTTGATCCCAAATTCTGCCCTTTCATTGTTAACTTCCATGGCTGGAGAAACCCTTCCAAAAATTGGAACCAATGGGTTCACAAGATGGCTTCCTTGCATGCTCCAACTTGGAAGAAAGCTGGTATTTATCAAGCCATCTTATTTTCTACTTATGAAATCCATCGAAACAATGACCTGATTTTTGGGATTACTGAAAGATGGTGCCCTGATACCAAATCTTTCATTTTTCCTTGGGGTGAAGCTACCATTACTCTCGAGGATATGTTGATTGCTGGATACTCTGTTTTGGGTTCCCCTGTTTTCGAACCTCTCGAAACAAAAGAATTCATGGCAGTCCAAGAGGTTTTGGTCCGAGAAAGGAAGAAAGTAAGTACGACTCCAGCCAGGAAGGCATCTCAGTCTACATGGTTGAAAGTATTCATGGATAGTGGGAGTGAGGTTGAGCATGAAGCATTTCTATCCTTTTGGTTATCAAGGTTTGTCTTGCCTAATTCTCGTGATCTTATCAGACAAAGTGTTTTTCCAATTGCAATTCATCTAGCTAGAGGTAATAGGATTGCTTTAGCACCTGCTGTTCTTGCAACCATTTATAGAGATTTGACCTTATTGAAGCAAATGATTGTTTCTTTAACTGCATTGAATGATGAAAAGGTAGTAGTTACAACCTTTGCGCCGTTTCAACTAGTTTTGGTTTGGGTGTGGGAGAGATTTGTGAAGCTTAGCCCAAAGCCGAAGCTTTTAAAAATTGGGGAACCAagatttgctcaatggaacaaTGTTAAATGCAGTGTAAAAAATGTTAGGTCGCTTTTAGATTCCTCCAAAGAGAGTTTTAATTGGCGCCCATATACTAAACCATTAGAGAATTGGGATTTCCCCAATTTTTACAGGGAGAAAGAAATGTGGGTGTTTTCTGATTCTGATTTGGATGATGATTTATTGTCATTCATTCTGTGTTTAAGGGTTTCTGATCTAGTTGGGCTGGAATTGAAGTGCACACAACAATATCTTCCTCATAGAGTAGCAAGGCAGTTTGGATTTGATCAGGATCTTCCTGGCTTTGTTGTTCAATCCGGTGCCAGTTCTGAGGATGCTTGGAGTTCTTACATTAGACCAGTTGGTGATGTCAAGTGTTTTATTCCTTCCCGTTTGTTTATGAATGATGTTACAACTCGCTACCTGGATTGGTGGAACACTTTGGAATTTCATAATCATTCCAATGTgttgaaagaaaagaagaaagcaGAAGCAAGTTTAGATAGGGGAGATAAGAGAGCTGATGGTGACTACAGACCTCTGAAAAGTTGGAAGATAAAGATTGAAGAAAATGAAAATCTGTCAGTTCCTCCAGGATTTCCTCCAAAACGTGATATAATACATATAGAAGATTCTGATTCTAGTGAGGAAGATAATCATCCCATTGCTAAGATCCTGAAattgaagaaagaagaagatgtTTCAAGTGTTAAACAGTGTGGGAATGGGAAGAATTTATCAACTAAAGCTGATATAGACACTGAGATTCTGAACAGGGAATGTGGAAATTGGAACAATTTGTCAGGTACACCTGAAGGCCACACTGCAGGACAGATGAAAAGCAATGATGTGGGTGTTGAATTAGGTGAATGTGAAAGTGATTCATCCTCAGTTGCAGGTAATGATAAGAATGCTAATGATTTGGAGATAAAAGAAGcaaaaatggaagaaaatgtTAAGGTGAAGGAGAAAGAAGATGTTGAATCTGTAAATGAGTGTGTGACAGCAAGTTTGggtgattatgattatgaaaagaagaagatgaacgaGGCAGCATTCATGGGGCTGGAATCTAGAGTTGAAAGACTTGAGAAGATGATGGCAGCAAGAAAAGCTTTGTTGTGA
- the LOC136219055 gene encoding small ribosomal subunit protein uS14m yields the protein MSVYEENRCIKDHKHRLLAEKFELKRNLFKSLVRDPELPIEIREKFQQKLSQLPRNSSFTRIRNRCIFTGRSRAVYQFFRMSRIVFRELASKGMLNGVKKASW from the coding sequence ATGTCTGTGTATGAAGAGAATCGGTGCATAAAAGATCACAAACATAGATTGCTTGCTGAAAAATTTGAATTGAAGCGGAATCTTTTCAAATCCCTTGTTAGAGATCCTGAACTACCTATTGAAATACGCGAGAAATTTCAGCAGAAGCTATCCCAGCTGCCTAGGAACAGTTCTTTTACACGAATCCGGAACCGGTGTATTTTCACCGGCCGATCTCGTGCTGTTTATCAGTTTTTTCGTATGTCTCGTATTGTTTTCCGTGAATTGGCATCCAAAGGTATGTTGAATGGTGTGAAGAAAGCATCTTGGTAA